TGCCAGGCCTATGCATGAGGTCATAGCTATCGGCAATGACTGCAGTCTCTCTAGCTGGGCGGACTCTCTGTTCCTCTAAATGAACTCTCAGGTTACGGGGTAGGCAATGTTTGAGTACTTTGATCAATATTAGCTCACATAGTTCATCATAGGTGCGCTGTAATTTTGCAGATCTGACACAACGGTCAAAAGCATTTTGATTTCACCTTTAGAATTCTAAATAACTGTGAAGGGATTTCTTTCGAGCATTCTGGAATTGCTGGCAATATGACTTTGGGACCAACGCATGAGCACTAAAGATGGCAGCTTTGGTCTGCtcgtaattagcagacatttcggGACCAGCACAGAATAGACTTCTTGAGCGTCCGTGTTAACTAACACTGAATTATGAGTGCCCACATTTCTATTGGCCATCGTAGCAGTCCCGACACCTCTTCAAAAGTGCTAAAAATGATTCCACGTCACTTTCTTGAAATTCTGTTACAAACTCAGCATATTTTCGAGCCTCAAAGCCTGATTCTGGGTTCGGGAGATTTAGGCAGTTCTCGGCTGAAGGAAGACTTTTTCAGCAGACCACAACTGACTCGATTCTCTCTCTTCCTGATCCTTCAGCTCCATTTTCAAATTTTGCAGCTGGAAAACCCTTTCTTTCTCCCTGTCTCCTTCCTGAAAATCCAGTTGTATCCTGAATTTTGCAAGTTCCATTCTGGTGATGGGAGATAGGTCAGTTTCAGGATTAATTGCTCATCTACCTGTTCCGGAATGGGACTGTGCCCTAGGTGCTCATCCAGCACCTTTCGGACCTCATCTTGTTTCACCTTCCGAGACAGTTTCACTTGAACCTCCCTCGTTTCAGCTTTAAGCTGCTCGGGGGTGACAGAGTTTCAGCAAATACTTCACCTTACTCCAAAAACATCTCTGGATGAAAATGTGCAATTTTCTAGCGTTAGAGGAAGAAAATGTTTTACTGCGGCCGTTTATCTCTTTTAACAATCTTTACCGCTATCAGAATATCCTCTTTTAGCTGCCAATCCGTTTATTTAAAATTCTATTTAAGCTCCCTCCTTAGATTTGGACTTTCATGGGTTTGTCACAGACATGAGCTCCCAATTTCTATGTTACGAGGTAGTTAATTGATCTTTTATTTAAAAActatttttccaaccacctgtctgtaAACAGATTATTGTCTGAATGTTTTACCCTCCTTTAAACTTTCACTTGCAATTGACAGCAACAACAACAttattaaagttaaaacaaagaagtagctTTTATTAACACAGACTCTTAGTCGTGGGAAGGGGAATTAACTTCGCAATGCACTTACAAATGTacaaggaaaggttaaaggcatgaAAAGGCAGGACAGTTACAAAATAGAACTATAAACTAACATGAAGTTCAGTTAAAACTGGAGTTCATCTTGAATTATCAAAAGGTCAGAACAAAATGGAGATCACCAGCTGGAAATGCTGAATGGAGGAGGATCTGTTGGAAATGCCTCTTCTCTTACAAATTGTTTCTTCTTGCACTTTCAGATATAAATGGAGGCAGCTAAATTTGCTCCAGTCATCTTCATCTCTTTGACAGAGAGGACACTCGTAGAAATAAGTTTTCCCTTCTGGTTTGTCTACTTTAATTTGCTTGCTTCTTGCAGACCTTGTCGAATATAATTTTCCGGCATCTTGCAGACTTCGCCTCAGGGAGGATTGTAGAGAAGACAGTTCGGGTGCAAAACTGAATGAAGCAGCTATGACTTCTGAAAACCTGTGGTTCCCTACAGTTTCAAACCCAGATAGGCTGAATAATGTGTCTTCCTGGGTCCCATAACAAGACcgcttcaagtagctgtcccatgATCTGTCTGCTCCATTTTACGAACTGGAACACAGCCTAGAATTTAACATGCTGAATAAAATAGTGCTTCACATTAATGCTTAAATGTACACAACACAATTTACAATTGGTGCTCATCTATTCACTTTGGTCCATTTTCTTGTAACTTAGTTATTCCTTATCTAGGAACTTCATATAAATAGTTGGAACATGAGTTGTAGCAATATCTGCTATTCTGGTGGTAACAGATCTCAGAAACTGTAAACCTTTTTTTAAATTGCAACTTAATTGATGTTCTGTCTTTCATTATCACAAAATTCTTTGCATATTGCCCCAAGGTTCCTTTCCTCGTTGCCAGCTTGTTTTGAGCATAACCTTGCCTCAACATATTCCTTGCTTTGCTTTCAACATCAGGTTGGGCTATCATGCTTTTTTGTTTTCTCAGCGTCGTGCCATGTGTAACCGAGCTTACACATATTTTGGTTACTTTAACAATATTTTCAAGCATTATAAGCTATCATCATCACTTCTAAATAGCTTATGCATTTTAAGACATTATAACATACAGCATAAACTTTAATATTACACCAAGCGGTGAGAATGCTATCTTACAGGCCTCAGTACCACTTTTGGGGGGGTGCAATGGGTGGTGAGGGATCGGATTAGCTCAGCACTAGGCGGGAGATTGAGTGTGCGTGCGTGGACCTCAGTACCACACTCAGGGAGTGAGCGATTAGACTAGCTCAGCACTAGGCTGCAGACTGAATGTCAGTGTGTGGGCCTCAGGAAGCTGGATACATTACCATCGATCACAGCATCTACATCATTGATATGCATTGTAAGTAGCTGCGGCTCCACCTCTGATTCCTGATGCACCCACTAATATTAGCCGACCAACCtgcaaaagacccatttattccgtcTCTCTGTGCTTTGCCCCTTTTCAGTCCTCACCCCAAGTGCTCTTTCCTCATCACACCTGAGCTTGCTGATGTACATTGGCTCCCAAACTCGACAACACTTGGATTTTAAAACTTTTCATCTTTTAGTTCAAATCCCTAACTAGCCTGTCACCTCTACATCCCTTTAAACTGTTCCACCCCGACAGAATTGGCAGATTTCTGACATCCTTTAATTCTGGTCCTTTGAACATCCTCCACACACTTAGCCCTACGATGAACAgccttgtcttcatctgtttagcACTAACAGTCTGTTTcaattattactgcactagacgtTCACTCAGTTCGTACTTTATTAGGCAATGACTAAGCTTGTTCCACTAGGACATGTCTCTGATGATGTAACATTTCACCAAGTCTTAGTTTGTTCTGCACAGATCCATTTCTGCTCATAATACAATCGGTCGTGTAATTTGGTATCTGAAACCATACTGCCcccgctctgggagtgtttgatgggacagtgcagaaggaAAATTACTCTTTGTATTACCTCACACTGCTTGGCTTGTTCATTGTTTAATGGGAAGATGTAGATGGAGCCTGACTCAGTATCCTtgaaatttagaaggttgtgggatgatttgatcaaaggttTCAACATAATGGAAACTGATAGAGTAAAActtttcccactggctgcagagtctcagaCGTGGGGACGTGAGGTGAAAAGTCGAAACATTAGAGTCATGGAgacagacagcactgaaacaggcccttcggcccaccgagtctgtgccgaccaacaaccacccatttatactaaccctatattaatcccatattccccaccacctacctacactcggggcaatttacaatggccaatttaccaatcaacctgcatgtctttggctgtgttaggaaaccagaacacctgacagaaacccacgcagttatagggagaacttgcaaacgttgcacaggcagtatccagaactgaacccaggttgctcgagctatgaggctgcggtgacaaccactgcgccactatgccacccaaATGTTGCCGAAAGTCAATCTTTCCCCGAAATGCAGGCAGAGAAatcaagaaagggaagggaagtgtcagagatggaacatATGAGGGcgggagaagggtggaaattggaagtgaagttgataatgttttccagtttgggacaggagcaggaaacggcactaatACAGTCCTTAATGTATTGCAAAAAGAGGCGAGGAATAGGGCTTGTgcaagactggaacaaggaatgttcgacatatcacaCAAAAAAGTGTAACTAGGACCATGTGGGTACCCATCGCGACATCTTTTATTTAGAGgcagtgagtgaagttgaaggagaagtcgtTCACTGTGACAAGACGTTCAGCAaggtggaggagggtggcggtggtggACTTGTTGgggctctgctcaaggaagaagcggagagccctcagaccatcttggTGGAAGTGCAGAGAGATTGAACGTCCAAAGCGAAGATGAGGAGGTTAGGGCCAGAAAACGGCAAATTGTCaatatgacgtagggtgtcagaaaatTCACGGATGTAGGTGGACCAGGGGACAAAGATAGAGTCAacttaggaagaaataagttcagtgaggcaggaacaggctgaaacgatgggtctcccAGGACAGTCATGTTAGTGGATATTGGGAAGccagtagaagcgggctgtccggcgttgcgggactatgaggttggaagctgtagagagaagatctctggaggagatgaggtcattgaCAGTCCAGTGGACAGTAGCTTGAAGTGTTGTGGTGGGATCCTGgtctacggggggggggggggggggtgggggggcgtgggtgggtggggggcaggaagaagtgtctgagaggtgGTGCTCAGAGTCTGCAAGGTGGAtgttggtacaccagacaacaaaaaaatttgtcagcaggtttaatcgcaatgtcgaggttagacctgagtgaacgtagtgcagcaagttcagagggagacgagagagagcgacagagtagaGATATTGAGACGGACGATGTCATGCTCACAGTTCTCAAACAAAAGATCAAgagtgtgtaacagccccgagcGAGGGGTCCATGGAGgaagaatactggaggtgggtgaatgagtCTGCTGGTCGGGTAGGATATCAGGACAAAGAAGTGAACCGCAGGTGAAGGCGCTGGAAGAAGAGATCAAAGTTAGGCTGAGCTTGAAATTCATTGAAGTGGGGGCGAAAGGGGCTAAAACTGAGTAATTTGCTGTGTATATATCATTAATCATCAGAAAGGGGAAGGCCAAACGGTATTGTGAATACACGTTAAGGGGTGAGATAGAAGAAGGGATGGGGTCGAAGGGAAGTGAATTGGAAGAAAGATCTGGATgggtgttggtacccatgagttggtGGAGctcgcattccttaacacctgaaaggaagacagAAAGTGTTGGCTTGTCCTGCATTAAGGTGTCAATGGACAGGAAACCAGCGAACAGAATGAGAGACATTCCAACGTGTTACAGACTCAGTGGGTGGTGCAAACTGCTGACCTGATGTGTGTCAGGATGGGAGGGGACTCTGTCCCAATCCTAAACCCtcatccctctctttctttcttcagAGGAAGGGACATCTCCTTCACTCTGGTGTGTTTGGGTTGTGTGTTCTCAATGTCTTTttatctcactctttatcactttcaaTCTTCTGTTTTTTAAGTGCAATTTGTTTCTAATGGGATATTTCTGAGTGAATGGAACTGTAACTGAGAGGGGAAGCTCTGGGATCTTTCTGTACCATTGCTTATGaatcttttgctttgatttatccaatttctttGTTTTCCCTCTCCTCCAGGGGACATTTGCTTTTACTTTGAAAACTGCAATGATAAGATATGATGGGAATGAGTGAGGATTGGGATGAGGAATTCTATTGGACAGCATCTTCCTCTTCCTCGGGAAGAGGCCTTCACCCTGAGGCAGCATCCAATGGGACTCTGTGCATTTGCATCTGTTTATTACACTGGGGATGAATTTCCTCTTCAGCACTGTGGGGTTCAGTTCTGTAGTTAAACATTTCCTGTTGAGACCCTTGAGTTTAAAGTGTTTGAAAGCTTTCGTTAATTCAGACCTGACCTTTCAATGTAACACAAGCTTGTTAATCCATGATAGAATGGGGCCTGCCCACCCCCACAGAGAGGAGATTAAACTCATCAGTGAGAACCCGTATGAAGGTTTCTTTTAATTCCGGAATAATGCTTGTGTTTCCAGGCAATGGAATGAAGTCTATGGTTAAGTTATATGCAtggcagtatttttttttaaatgagagcaATCCACGGTGGTCATTTTAAGTGTTATCGGTCTGTGGTAGTAATTTAAACTCCCTCTACcacaacagtggcagcagtgtgcaccatctgcaagatgctaTGCAGCTACTCcccagggctccttcgacagcaacttacaAACCCACGAACCACAcataaggacaagggcaacagatgcatgggagcaccaccacctgcacgtttcaATCCAAGCCACactacatcctgacttggaactatatcactgttccctcactttcactgggtcaaaattttggaacttGCTTTGcagcagcactgttggtgtgcctacacccgaaggattgcagcagttcaagaggcagcaCACCACTAGCTTCTCACTGCCCAGCAAGCAACGCCCACATCTCCCAAATCAATGGAAAAGATATGCCGTGCGGACCTTTTATCCGACCTGCATAGCTGCCATTTTAAATTATGTTTGTTATGGCCATTTTAAATGGTACGCGCTGTGGCCTTTTGATGTGACATGTGTACgaccattttaagtggcatgcagTGCGACCAGTTTAAGTCATATCCTCTGCGACCATTTTAATTTATGAGTAGTGCGGCAATTTAAAATGATTAGCAGCGTGACCATTGCAAGTGATATTTTTATTGTCATTTTAAATTatgtgcactgtggccattttaaatgatatacaGTGCGACCTTTTCAAGTTTCATGTAGCATGGGCACTTTAAGTGACATATACAGCAGCCATTGAAAGGATTATGCTCTGTGGCCATTTCAAGTGGCTttcgctgcggccattttaagtggtATGCATTGCGGCCATTGTAAGTGATATTCGTTGTATCCATTTTAAGTgataggcactgacaccatttgaaGTGACATGCCATGTGTCCATTTTAAGTGAAAAgcactgcagccattttaaatgaTCTTCACCATGACCATTTTTTTAGTGAAATGCGCTGAGGCTGGTTTAACTGATTATCTACTGCGATCATTTAAAATAAGATACCGTGTTGCCATTTCGGGTATCTTGCCATGGGGCAAATTTAAGTGATCTTGAGCACGACCATTTTAAGTAGCATGCATTGCGACTATTTAAAGTGACGTGCACTGCCGCCACTTAAGTGGTATGCACTCGGCCATTTTAATTCACCTGCACTGTGATCATTTTAAGTAATATGTCATGATGTAATTTAATATGAGATGCAGTGGAACgcttttaagtgatatgcagtgcaAACATTGAAACTGATATGCAGCGTGGCCATTGTAAGTGAGATGCAGTCCCAATAGTTTAAGTGATATTGTTATTGTCATTTTAAATCttgtgcactgtggccattttaagtgatatacagtgcgaccattttaagtgtCATGCAATACCTGCATTTTAAGTGACATCCACTGTGACCATTTTAAGTAACATACATTGTGGCAATTTTAAATGGGATAGAACCATTTTAAGTAGCATGTAATGCGGCCATTAAAACTGATATGCACTGCAGCCACTTTAGGTGACATTCCCTGTGGAAACGTTAAGTGACATGCACAGCAGCCATTGTAAGAGCTATGCTCTGTGACCATTTCAAGTTGCATTCATTGTGGCCCTTTTAAGTGATAGGCACTGCGGCCATTGTATGTGATATGCAGTgtatccattttaaatgttatgccttgcgaccattttaagtgacaagCCATGTGGCCATTTTATGTAACTTGCCATGGGGccgttttaagtgacatgcactccGTCCATTTAAAGTAACTTGCCATGGGGCCAATTTAACAGATATGCTAGGCAGCCATTTGAAGTACTCGGCACTGCGACAATTTTATGTGACATGATGTGTGGCCATTTGAAGTAATTTGCCATCGGCCAAATTTAGTGATTTTCACTGCCGCCATCTAAATAACATGCACTGCGGCGATTTAACGTAACATGCACTGCCGCCATTTTAACTGACGTGTACTGCGACCAGTCAAacagaaatgcactgtggacatttTACGTGGCTAGCCATGCGGCCATTTTAACTGATATTCACTGAGGCCATTTAAAGTGACTTGCgttgcggccattttaagtgacaagCATTGCGTCCACGTTAATTGACATGCATTACGGCCATTTTAATCGACATGCAATGTGACCATTTCAAGTGACATGCACTGTGTCCATTTTAATGATATGCCATGTGGCCATTTGAAGTGACAAGCACTGCCGCCAATTTTAGTGatatgcactgcggccattttaaatctgAGGCGTGGCCATTAAAAGTTACATGCACTGCGACCATTTAAATTGATTTGCACGACAGCAATTTTAACTGCCATGCGTTCACGTCAATTTAAATGATTCACTGTGGCATTTTATGTGACATGCAATGCAGCCATTTTAAAATAGGAGTCTTCTTTGGTGGTATTTTAAGCATTACCTATAAACGGCAGTGAATGTATGAGATGTCATGGGTTATAAACGAATAATAAATGTTTGTTAAGGGTTATAAAGGGTTACAGACGATTGCAAAGATTAAAAAATATTATAACGTATTGTAAAGAATAATAAAGGATGATAAACAGCTACAAGGACAATGGACTATTTTAAAGAATTATAGCATTAAAGGTATGGTGGGGGGTGGGTACAAATGATTATAATTTGTTGTAAAGAAATACAAGGGATGCAAAGTATTATGATGGTATTATAAAGATTATAAAGAATTATGACGAATTCTGTTTGCGGCGTCACGTCACGATAtggaacaggccccgctcccacatcACCGTCACCATGGAGATCAGCCTCCGCCTCCACCCATGTCAGCATGCAGAACATGCACCGGCCCCACTGTCTGTCTCCTTGAGAACAGCCGCTGCCCCCACATCATGGTGATCATGGGGAACAGGCTCCATCTCCACTATCCCGTCAGCATGTGGAACAGTCCCCGACTGCAGTCTccctgtgcaaactggctgctcgcCACCAAGGAAAGTGTTCACGCCCCACTGCCTCTCACCAGTGTGTCCCGACCCCTTCCTCCACGGAATCTCCTAAGTGACAGAAAACGGCTCCGCTCTGTCTCCGCATTTACAGGCCCCGCCATGATCTGTCACCATGGCGACAGGCCACGCCCCGATCTGGCACCATAGCGACAGGCCCCGCCCAGACCTGTCACCATAGCAACAAGCACCGCTTCCCATCTGCTGGAAGCAGTCAATGATTCAGCTCCTCTCATGACTGAATGAATTTAGTAAGTTGAGTAcatggatatttcagcacattcttcaattgCTGTCTGAACTGaatctgggtcacggcataaatcacagtgtttgtgcagaaACTCAGGAGTTGCAGCATGAAGCCTAATTCCCGCAGAAACTTAGGTAGTGTTACAGACATATACCCAAACCACCACATCCGCCACCATATCAAATACACCATGAACACTGCCCATAACAGCatgaaattggccgagatagcTAACAGTAAAATTATAGATTTCCTTCGGCTCTTCATCTCCggatctctgcgactctccccactgctgtgagcacgAAGCCTCCTGCGTCCctggctgctcactaaaatgtatctgacggttagagcattgagcagcaaaatcagtacAAATGCGACCCCCGGGGTTAAAATGTAATGGAGGAACTCTATTGTTCCCCAGATCCGAGAGGATCGAACATCCCCGGCTATTGCACAAAACCAGGGTTCGTTCCGCAGCCAATACTAACCTGTTAACATGAAATACCAAAAGATGTTCTTTAAagcgctcagcacagtcactgttcccagaaccacagtcgcagttttctcgctgcaatatttacttctcagtttctggcaacaaatggccacaaatcgatcaaaggtgaaagtgatggtgaaccggaCAGAACAGTCCGTGGCTGcacaaagcaggacggcgtggatattacacagggGGATGGAATActtcaggaactgaaactgttctttgtaaacaatgggaatgtgcctcaatatcatgtCGATGATAATGGTCAGTAGATCCGCAgcagccatggccaccaggtagcgagtgacacatttagaGAGACCACACCtttcccgagacaggatcccaatcgccagcaagttaactgtgaggaagagaaataaacagagcaATTCAATATCTGGCTCGacgcaaagttaccagtttgattaaGGACATATTGAGATTTCCAAATGTGTTCCTGAATCCAGTGATGCATTGAAATGATTGGACGTGAAAGAACAAGCAGAAAGGTCTGTCATACggtggaaggcaggaaagattaaaagGCAAAAAATAGAATTGAAATTGTTAAattcaatgttgatcataatccttcACTCCCTTCTTTCCTTGTCTGGTTTGTAAACTGTTCCATCTATAATCtctcacagttctgatgaagggtcattgacctaaaacattaactctctttctctcttcacagatgctgcccgagctgctgaatattttccgtattttatggttttatttcagattttcagcttcTGCAGCACTTTTCTCTTGTATAGAAAACTAAATGTGCGATTGACTGAGACActccctcacctgtgacaggcaacaTGGAATTTAATTATTTTCAAACaataattggaaatgagtccactgaaacatcaatgaaacaaataatctcgatCGTCACAAAGTTAACTGTAAAGAAGGGAAATGATCATGAAATTATGCATCAGGTTGTAAGTAAAAACAACTGTTTGAAAGGGTTCGTGGTGATATGTGCACATTTGTTACTGCATTCAGCATGTATCTAATAATTATGGAAGAGACAGGGTTTTCTGATGGAGACAGGGAGCTGAAGTTACTAGAGCCAGCCGGACTCCTGACGAAGATATGAATGGGAATAAATCTTGGCCAGAGTCAGAGACCCgagacagagctagagagagaTGAGCAGGGCGGgttcagagagagaggagcacgctgGGAACCGAGAGAGAGGAGTACTACGggatcggagagagagaggagcatggcggtatCGGAGAAAAAGAGAGGAGAATGGCGGGTGCGGAGAGAAAGAGGAGTACGGCTCCAGCAGTAGGATCGGAGCGAGATAGGATAACACagcgggaacggagagaggggtagcatgatgggagcagagagagagagaggagcatggcgggatcagagagacagagaagagcacgGTGGGCTCGGAGAGCGAGGGGAGCACGGCACCAGCAGCGGGTTCAGAGCAGAAAAAAATTGAAAGGTGACATCAGTGTGAGGTCACAATcagcagtgagagcagggaaacagagagccgctaggGTGAGTATATAGGTAAACTTTCATTTTAATTTGATTTAAAACAAACAGAGAAtccaacatcacaggcaagcaggtaggctaTTGATTTGGGAAGAAACTACCTGTTTGTTGAGTACCTGCTAAGTGATTgagatccattctaatcctaacgcttAAAATAGTAAGAGGGAagaggtaagcttaataaaatatataataaaatatataaaaagggaaataacataaataattgaataaaataattacgtAGTGTATTAAAACAGATTCAGGATGTTAGGATagttgatgtgtcacagctgcagaatgtgggagcaCTTGGATGCCTGtgagatccagggcaaacacgtctgcagtaactgTTTGCAGCTCGAAAAGCTTCAGCTCCGAgttattgaactggagtccgagatgcagacactgtgacacatcagggaggaggaaagttacctggtcaatttgtaccaggaggcggtcacatcccttaggatagggtcttctaatctggtcagtggtcagggacaagagagtgtggctgcagcagaggcaggtaaggggacccagtggACAGGAATGCAggggcctcagcctttgcgattgtccaacaggtttgaggttctttcagcttgtttggctgAGCAAGCTGATCATGGCACCAAGCTACAGGAAGCAATTCAAGGGGAGGGAGATTAAAGCAATTCAGTGGTAgtaggggaaagtatagttagggggattgaaactgttctctgcagcaaagagcgagagtccagacggctgtattgcctgcccggtgccagggttcgggacatctgctcagggctcgaGAGGAACATGCAGTGGGAGgtggaagatccagttgtcgtggtccatgaagGTCCCAAAGACATAGGACGGACAAGGAAAGATGTTCTGCATAGTtaatatgaggaactaggcaccaaattaagaagcagaacctcaaaggtaataatatctGGATTAGGCAAACCTAAGACtaaatcaacagataagactaGAGCTGACAAAAGTAATAAAATTACACAATTAAAGGCTATGTATcttaatgcacatagcatttgaaaaaAAACATattaactgagagtgcaaatagaaataaataagtatgaactAATGTCCATTACAAAGTCAGTTTCAGCACCACCagtgggagtggtgaccactgtcaGTACTGTAGAGGTCTTGGACCAGACCCAGCGCTGGAGCCCGGACCCAAGGTGAGCGAGGCAAGGTCACCAGGGCTAATCTGGAAGGACTGTGCAAGGGGAATTGGAGGGCTGCTGATGACGCCCAGGGGAGAGGTGTCCTGAGAGGTTCATTGTTTCCTGggtggggccctctgtgggccacagattgccaacGGAGGAGAGaaacccccaagcccgcagggaggttgcCCCATTTTGCAATTCACTCTCCCCACGTGGCAGAGACCGACCGCCCGCGACCCGCAATGCTGGTTAGATCGCAAAGGTGGCAGAGGAGGCCCTTATTGGCTTTAACTGGCCTTTGGGTTGGAAGATCATCGTCGGCCCATCCAGCTCCCAGCAAGATCACGTGGCGATGGAGCAACAATGGGCTTTCAATGCACGCTACTGTTCGGGATTCTCTTCCCAACACaaacctccccacccctcccgccccccGCCATCG
This genomic interval from Heterodontus francisci isolate sHetFra1 chromosome 21, sHetFra1.hap1, whole genome shotgun sequence contains the following:
- the LOC137381031 gene encoding probable G-protein coupled receptor 139; its protein translation is MDLNHLAVNLLAIGILSRERCGLSKCVTRYLVAMAAADLLTIIIDMILRHIPIVYKEQFQFLKYSIPLCNIHAVLLCAATDCSVRFTITFTFDRFVAICCQKLRSKYCSEKTATVVLGTVTVLSALKNIFWYFMLTAGDVRSSRIWGTIEFLHYILTPGVAFVLILLLNALTVRYILVSSQGRRRLRAHSSGESRRDPEMKSRRKSIILLLAISANFMLLWAVFMVYLIWWRMWWFGYMSVTLPKFLRELGFMLQLLSFCTNTVIYAVTQIQFRQQLKNVLKYPCTQLTKFIQS